Genomic window (Sulfurimonas sp.):
CCTAGCTCAAGAGAGTTAGCGATAGTAGTTTTTTGTATGAAACCATCACAAGCATCTATGGCTCCACGAAACTCTTCAACTGTTTCAGGTTTTAAGCGCCAACCCAAAAGAAAGGCAGCAGCTTGTTCACTTGGAATACTCTGATTTAATATCTGTTGCATCATATCTTTTGATTCTTCAAAGCTTAAATCTCTATTGCCTTTAGGTCCCGTTCCTACCGCGTGTATATACTTAAAAAAGTCCATTTTTTCTCCATACTATATTGATATAAATCTATATTTTTTATAATTGTGTATGATATACTCATATACTTAATCTTCAATGAGGTATTAGCATTAGAAAAATAGTTTTAATAACAGGTGCTAGCTCTGGTATGGGCAAAGCTACCGTAGAATTTTTAGCAGAACATAATTTTTTAGTTTATGCGGGAACAAGAGATGTTAAAAAGCTACAGGATATTAAAAATGAAAATATTATTCCAATACAACTTGATATTACAAATGAAAAAAGTGTTAAAAAAGCCATAAAAACAATCCATTCTAAACATAAACGAATAGATATTCTTGTAAATAATGCTGGTTATGGACTTGTTTCAACAGTTGAAGATGTCAGCGAAGAGGAGATGTTTTCTCAGTTCAATGTTAATGTATTTGGGGTTTTAAGAATGTGCAAGGCAGTTATTCCTATAATGCGAGAGAATAAAGATGGAATTATTATAAATATATCTTCATTTTTAGGAAAAATTGGTCTTCCTCTTTTAACTCTTTATAACTCTAGTAAGTATGCAGTTGAAGGCATTACAGACTCTTTGCGTTATGAATTAAAAGATTTTAATATAAGAGTTCACTCTATCATGCCCGGATTTTTTAATACTAAATTTGCAAGAGATAATCTCGTTACAAACCTTGAAACTTTTGATAAAAACTCTCCTTATGCATCTCTTGTTTCAAATCTTGCACCTGTGATAGTTGAGCAAATAAACAATGGCAATGCCCCACAAGAAATCTCCCAAATGATTTTAGAAATTATTCAAAATGACAAATTCCCCGCTCGTGCAACTATTGGCGATAAGGCTAAAAAATTTATACCAATGAGAAGAGAGTTGAGTGATGAAGATTTTGAGAGAAGAGTTCGAGAATATTACAACTTATGATGAGCTTCTATGGATAGTTTCTTCTTTAACATAACAGACACCAGCTACAAAATAACTAAAATATATGAAAATAAAAATGAGCATATTACTAGGGTTGATATCTCTAATGGCATAGTATTTTTTGATATGCATTTAAACCCAGCATCTACAAAAGAGTTTAAAGTAAAAAATCTCGATAGAATGGTTGTTATAGCAGTTTGTAAAAAAGGTAGTTTTACTCTTGAGGACAATATTGCAAAAAAAACTTACGGAGTAAAGGAAGATAGTATAAATGTTTTTACATCTTCTAGACAAGACTTAACACTTAAAATACAAGAAGGGAAAAAGACAGATTTTTTTGTGCTTTTTATTGCTGATTTTATTTTAAAGAGATATCTAAGTTCAAACTCAAAAGAGGTTATAGATTTTTTATACAACAACATTCAAGAAGAAGTTTCTTGCGAACTTATCAACTCACAGCCCCTAGATGCCATAAGTTTACACATCATAGAAAAGATTATAAACTCTTCAAGTGATGACTATATGAATAGCATAAGATGTGAACATAATATTTTAGAGTTTATGATTCACAGATTTGGACTGCTTGATATGCAAGATGATGAACTTAGCAATGATGAGATTTGCATCGCAAGGTCTTCAAAGGCTATTTTACTGCGTAGTTTTAGCACGCCTCCGAGCATCGAAGTTTTAGCACATCTATGCGCAACAAATGAATCTAAATTAAAAAAAGTATTTAAAAAGGTGCATAAAACAACTATTTATGGTTATGTTCAAAAACTGCGTCTTGAAAAAGCAAACATACTTCTTAAAGAGCAGTTTTTAAATATTGGAGAGATTGCCAAAGAAGTTGGTTACAAACATCAAGGTCATTTCTCAAAACTATTTTATGAATTTTATGGAGTTTATCCAAAAGATTTATTAAAAAAATAATCCCTCCTCTGCTAAAATAAAATTCTTCTACTGCTAAAAAACTATTGATGATAACTTTTAATTGATATATACTTTAATAAATAAAATCACAAGGAAGTCAAAATGTCAAAAGTAGTTTTAATAACAGGTGCCAGTTCAGGAATGGGTGAGATTACAGCTAAAACTTTAGCTGATAATGGATATATTGTATATGCTGGAACGAGAGACACAAGTGCTACTCCAGATGATTCTTCACTTAAAAATATTTATATAGATGTAACAAAGACAGATAGCATAAACAGTGCGATAGAAACTATCATTAAAAACGAAGGCAAGATAGATGTTCTTGTAAACAACGCAGGTTACGGTCTTTTAGCAACTGTTGAAGATGGAACTGATGAAGAAATGTTTAACCAGTTCGATGTAAATGTATTTGGACTTTTAAAAGTTACTCGAGCGGTTCTTCCTCATATGAGAGAAGCAAAAAGTGGTGTAATTATCAACATCTCTTCTTTCCTAGGAAAAATTGGTCTTCCTCTTTTAGCTCACTATAACGCTTCAAAATATGCGGTTGAAGGGATAGTTGACTCATTAAGATTTGAAACTCTTCCTTTTAATGTTAGAGTTCATTCTATTCAAGCAGGTCTTTTTGGTACTAACTTTGTAAAAAGTGGACTTGTAGCAAATGCTCAAACTACTGCTGAGGATTCACCATATAAAGATTTAGTTTCTCACTTTGTTCCAATCGTTGCAAAGGCTATAAACGAAGGACCTTCTCCTCAACCAATCGCAGATGCTGTAAAAAATATTATCGAAGATGAAAATTCTAAAATATTCGTGCCAGTTGGTGGGGAAGCTGAGACTTTTGTTCCTTTAAGAAAAGAGTTAAGTGATGAAGATTTTGAGACAAAAGTGAAAGAAACTTTTGGCATCTAAGAAATCTCTTTAGTGTATAATATAAAAAATATGTTTAGGAAAAATTTATGAAGTTTTTTGTTTATGTCTTTATTGGTTTATTGATAGGTGTCTTTGTTGTATCTATTTTGTTACCAACAAAAGAGAAACCTCAATACAGTGATGATGAGCTGAGAAAAGCTGCACTTTCAAGAGATATGTCAAGTACGCCTAGTACTTATGAAGAACTTTTAAAGCTTGTTGACACAGAAGAAAACAAGCTCTCTAGAGCCAAAATAGAACTAGGCAAAGATTTATACTTTGATAAAATACTTTCAAAAAGTAAAGATATAAGCTGTGCAACTTGTCATGTTATAAGTAAAAATCAAAACGATAAAAATATCTACCTAGATGCTTTAACTTCTAAAACAAACGACAAAACAGACTGTGTTATCTGTCATCTCTCCGATCAAAGCGGGGTTGATAGATTTGAAGTAGCAGTTGGAGATGCTGGAAGAGAAAATCCTTTTCATCTAAATACTTTAACAACTCTTAATGCAGCACTTGCCAAGTACCAAACTTGGGACGGAAGTGTAAAAACTGTTGAAGAGCAAGTTGGTGCATCTATACAAGCAAAAGAACAAATGAACCTATCAGCATCTGAGGCTGAGAAAAGGTTATCTCAAGATGATGTTTATCTGAAAAAATTCGCTCTTGCTTTTAAAGATGAAAATATAAGCTTCCAAAATATCCAAAAAGCGATAGGTGCTTATCTCAAAACACTTGTCACTAGAAGCGATTATGATAGGTTTTTAGATGGTGATAACAATGCCATGAGCAAATCAGCCAAAAAAGGTTTAGCAAATTTTTTAAATTTTGGATGTAAAGGCTGCCATACGGGAGTAACTGTTGGTGGGCAAAGCATACAAAAATTTCCGCTTAGAGATTACAACAGTATCATTGATGTTACAAACTCTTTTAATGAGTCAGAAAAAGGTAGAGAAGTTAGCCAATTTAACTTCAATGCAAAGATGTATCACCCTTTTCCTTTCCAAAACAAAGGCGGTTTTATGGGTAAAGACGGCGAAAGACTCTTTAGAGTTCCTATGCTAAGAAATGTTACAAAAACTTCACCATACTTTCATAATGGAGCGATTAAAGACATAAGAGATGCTATTTTTCTTATGGCTAAACATCAACTTGGAATGAACCTTACAGATGAACAGGTTGATGAGATAGTTGAGTTTTTTAAAGCTCTTGAAGGTGATATAGTTGATTATAAAGTTGTTGATAGAGGTGAGTCGTGAAAAATATACATATGAAAATATATATCATACTAATGTTTCTAAGTGGTATATTTCAACTTAGTATCTTTAACCTAAGTTGGGAGTATTTTAGGATGGTTCAAGCAGTTCATATTTTAAGCTCTGCTCTTGTGGCTATCTTTCTTCTTTTACCTTATGTAAATCTTCATACTTATGAGTATATGATTGTCAAAAAGGCTAAAAGTACAAGTGGTGTAATCCTTGGTCTTTTACTCTTTTTTATCATTGCTAGTGGATTTTACCTATTTTTAGTTGGAAATAGAGGCTCAGATAATCTTGGCATCTACTCTTACTATATCCATCTTTACGGTTCATTTGTATTACTTTTCTTTTTATTTTTACATGCAAAGAAAAAAATATCTTCAAATATAAAAACAACTCTCGCTATTGCTTTACTACTTAGCATCTCTTATCCAAGTATCTCATACAGTGCTGATATAGAAAAATTGACAAATATAAAACTTGAAGCTGGTGTGGATAGATATCATAATGAAGACTGGACTAATTCTGCTAAATGTAAGTCTTGTCATACAGAGATTTTTAATCAATGGGCAGACTCCAACCATAGGCATCTAACAGGAACAAATCCTTACTATATGGTCATGGAAAACCTAGCTGCAGCAGATATGGGCGATGAATTTAGACAGTGGTGTATGGGCTGTCATAATCCTAGTGCTGTTACTACAAAGCAAAAAAGAACTACCCACAATATGGATATTAACAATATGCCAAGTTTTCTTTTTGAAAGTGGTGCAAAAGACTTAATAAGTGACTTAAAAACTCATGGCAACTCAAAGCTTGAACAAGGCGTATCTTGTGTAACTTGCCATAGAATTACAGAGACAAAATCCAAAGGAAACAGTTCTTACTCTCTTGACTTAACAAATAGAAAAAAATATGTTTTTGAAGATAGTAATTCTGATGTTGCTACTTTTTTAAGTGAAAAGTTTATAAACTCTAATCCTTTAGTTCACAAAGAGAGCTACTCAAAAGAGCTTTATAAAAAAAGTTCTTACTGCGCATCTTGCCATGATGAATTTCTTCCTGATGACTCAAAAAGACCGATAGTCTCTACCTTTAAAGAGTGGGAAAAATCACCCTTTAATAACCCTAAGGACCCTAAAAAACATAAAACTTGTGTAGATTGTCACATGACCTACTTAAAAGACGATAAGCACTCGCCATTGAAGGGAACTTCAACAACTGGTGGAAAAGTAAAAGATGACATAAAAGTTCATTACTTCGCAGGATCAAATCATTTCTTGTCTGGCTTAAAAAGTAAAGAACATGAAGATCAAACTTTGCAACTTCTTCGTACTTCTGCCAAAGTTGATGTAGAAATTCAAAAAGGCAAGGTAGTAGTTGGTGTTAAAAATGTTGGTGCTGGACATCATTTACCAACTGGTGTTTCAGACTTTAGAGAGCTTTGGCTTGATATTACCATCAAAGACAAAAACTCTAAGATTGTGTTTAGTAGCGGTAAACTAAAAAAAGATGGTAATTTAGATACAGATGCTAGACCTTTTATGAAGGTTTTTGGAGATGAAAACTATAAGCCTGTAGGACTGCTTTTTTGGAGATATAAAAAACTCATAAGCGATACAAGGATTCCTGCTGGTGAAAGACGAGTTGAATCTTTTGATATTTCAAATCATAAAAATTTAAAATATCCTTTAAGCGTAGAGGTAAGACTAAACTTTAGAATTTATCCTCAGTGGGTAACAGATATAGTTAAAAGAGCTTATCCACAATTGCCAAATCCACCTGTTATAACGCTACAAACTGTAAAAAAAGAGTTTGTAAAAGCTAAGTAGATGCGTATTATTATACTCTCCCTTTTACTCTTGTCATCAGTCTATGCCAATCATGTAAGTTGGTATGGAGATTTTGATAAAGCACATCAAGAAGCTTTAAAGCAGAACAAAAAGCTTATGGTATTGCTTATAAAAAAAGATTGTCCAAAATGTAAACAAACACTTAAAACAGCATTTTTAAATCAAACTTATATAGAAAATATTAACAAAAATTATATATCTGTCATAGTTACAAAAAATCAAAAAGCAAGTTATCCTATTGAGATGCTTTATACTTTTACATATCCATCGCTATTTTTTTTAGACAATAAGGAATTATTTATTTGTGAACCAATTAGAGGAGGGATAACTCCAGATAAACTAAATATCCATCTGAAGAGTTGTAAGTGAGTTAGTGAGAAGTTTTATTAAGTTCTTCTGCAATAGCATCTTGAAGGTCTGATGTATTTACATTTTCATCAAATGCTATCTCACCTCTAGAATATTTTATCGATGTTGAAACTGTTTTTTCATCTTCAGTTTTTTCAGCTAAAATTTCGTTATTTTTAAATTCAGTCATTCTCCAACCTGTTTTTTCCCCTGCTTTTATAATTGCATGTTCTATTTTTTTGCTATCATACTTTTTTACATCAAGTGTTCCGCCACAACCAACTGAGAACAAAAGAGTAAGAGCAGAGATTAAGGTTATAGATAAGATTTTTTTCATTTTACTTCCTTTTTTTATTTTCTTAATAAAATATAAATTTTACAAAGAAATTCAATAAATCAATGATATAATAAGAATTCTTAAATAGAATTGATGTAAATCAAGTAAAAATCTCCAAAATCAAAAAGGTTATTTACAATGCAAGACTTAGTTATAATACTTGTAATGACATTACCCATGTTACTCTTTAGTGTCTATCCTGGGCTTAAACTAGGCGATTATCTAGAAAAGAAGTATGCCATTGATGAAAGCACAAAAAGAAAAGTAATAATCAGCACAACCATTACTTTTACACTAACATTATCCTCTCTTTTATACTACCTATAAACTTTTCACTTGTTTCATAATGTTACATCAAATATAAAACTTTACTTAAATTTTAAATTAATCAAAAAAATTGATATAAGTCAACTTATTTTAATCCAAATAGGAATAAAATACTATTTGATTCTGAAGAACTATATACTATACGAAGGAGATATAAAATGATTGAAGAAGTTGTTATGAGACAAGATATTCCTTTAGACGATTTTCTACCTATCTTTGTATCTTCTGCGCTTGTTATGGTATTTGGAGGATTCTATGTTGGTATATATACCGCTGTAAAAGTTAATTTACTCAAAAAATGGGCTATGCCTATCGCATACATATTTTGGATGTTAACTGCCTATTGTTTATATTTAATGGGAAGTTTAATGATGGTAGGCGAATTTACAGCGAAAGCATTAGTAGTTGCGGGGATTGGATTGTTTCTTCTTCCTCACGCAGTTTACTATATGCAACATCAAGTTCACGAAGAGAATGAACATTGATTTATTGTCATATATGTCAACAACAATTTTTAGGAGGTTACAGTGGCTAAAGTATCTGTATGGAGTGACAACCGTTTCTGGCAGCGTTCAGCAGCATGGATCACAGGGTTTGCAGCAGTACTACTTATTTGGTTAACATTTGACACAGCGGGTCAAATAGCAATGGGTACTGATGAAGATTTAAAAAATGGCGTAACTAAAAGGGTTCCAGGACCTACGGTTATAAACTATAAAATTACTTACGAAATGAGTACATCGCGTGGGCACGAAGTGCCAATCATTGGTGGTAACGATGGTAAAGGGATGTCTTTATTTCAAGAAAAAGAAAAGTTTTTTGGAAGAGATGACTGGACTGAGGAAGAAGCAGGTGCTTTACTTCACTTAGGTAAACTAGGTTCTCAAACTAAAAACTGTATGAACTGTCATACGCTTCTTGGAAATGGTGCATACTATGCTCCAGACTTAACAAAAGCTTGGTTAGATCCAGCATGGGGACCAGAAGGTTCTATGCAGGCTATGACTGGTAAAGATACAAAAGAAGAAGCAATGGCGGAGTTTTTACAACATCCATCAACTTATCCTACTCATGCTCGTATGATGCCAAATCTTGGTATTACTGCTGCAGAGGCTAAAGGTTTAGTTGTTTTCTTGAAACATATGTCATCAATTGATACTAATGGTTTCCCAAGAAACTTCGGAAAAATCAAAGGAGCAGTTCATGGCAAGTAAATTTTTAACAGGTGTAGGAAGTGAGTCTAAGCAATTAGCAACATGGTACTTTACCTTTGCATTTATCCTTTTTGGAGCACAATTATTATTTGGTCTAGTTGCAGCGATTCAATATGTAATGCCAGGTTTCTTATTTGAGTTACTTGACTTTTCTGTTGCTAGAATGTTACACATTAATGCGCTAGTTGTTTGGATGGTTTTTGCAATGTTTGGTTCAGTTTATTGGTTATTACCTGATGAAACTGGAATCGAAACTGTTGGTATTAAAATTGGTAAACTATTATACTGGGTATTTGTAGCAGCTATCGTTGTTGTTATCTTAGTATATTTATTTATTCAAGTTGGACCTGCAGATGAAATGTCAATTTGGTTTATTCATGAGGGTCGTGAGTATATCGAGGCTCCAAGATGGGCTGACTTCGGTATCGTTGTAGTTGCTCTTGGATTTGTTGCTAATCTTTTCTTAACAGGAATGAAAGGTAACCGTTCAGGTATCGTTACAGTTCTTATGGCAGATATGATTGCTTTTGCTGGTCTTTACTTAGCAGGTATGTTCTTTACAGATAATATCTCTGTTGATCAGTACTGGTGGTGGTGGGTAATTCACTTATGGGTTGAGGCTACTTGGGAAGTTTTCGTTGGTGCGATTGCTGCTTATGGTCTTATCACTATGATTGGAGCATCTCGTAAAGTTGTTGAAATGTGGTTATGGATTGAAGTAGCAATGCTATTTGGTTCAGGGATACTTGGTATCGGACATCACTATTTCTGGATTGGTACACCTGAGTACTGGTGGGAAATCGGAGCATTATTTAGTGCGCTAGAACCTTTACCACTTGTTGCTATGTTTATTCATGTTATGTATGACTGGGGTAAACAACAAGGAAAACAAGCTGCTTCTGGAAGTGTTGAATCAGTTGTAAACAACCAACCTGCTTTTGTATGGTTTTGGATGAATGCATTTGGTAACTTCTTAGGTGCTGGTGTTTGGGGATTCTTCCACACATTACCACAAGTAAATCTTTATACACACGGTACACAGTTTACATCTGCTCACGGACACCTTGCGTTCTTTGGTGCTTATGCAACTATTCTTATCGGTATGATGTATCTTGCTATTCAAGGTACAAATGGTATTAAAATTATGAAAAATACAAAGTCTTCTATTATTGCACTTAGCTTAATAGTTGGTGGTGTTATGGGTATGACTGTTGCGCTTACTATTGCTGGTTATGTTCAAGTTCTTGTTTCTCGTGCTCAAATGGGTGCTACATGGGCAGGTTACTTTGACGGACAAAGTGGTATGTGGTTTGCACAAGCTATGGATTGGAGATTAGTTATGGGTCTTGTGACTTTTACAGGTTTCTTATTCCTAGCTAAAGATTTCTTAAGTACTGGCAAAAGCCAAGTACATATAAGATAAGGAGATAAAAAATGTTTGAACCTTTTACAGATGTAGTACCAAGTTTTTTTGGTATGTTAAATCAAGGTCCGTTAACTCTTACTATCTTTCTTCACACTGTTATCATACTTCCAATGATTTGGATTTATAAACAAGAGAAAGCTCGTTTAGAGAGTGAAAGTTAATATCGACTAGTCGGCGGGCCACTTTGTGGCCGCTGTATCTTAATTTAAAGGAAGAATAAAATGAGATTAAACAAATTAGTTATGTCAGTTGCTGCTTTAGCAGTAGTTAGTTCAGGTTTATTTGCTGGAACATCTAACATGGATGTTGAAAAAGTATTTGAGAAAGAGTGTCAAGGTTGTCACGGTCCAAATCACGAAGGTGGTGTTGGTTCTGATTTACGCCCTGGTGTAATCGCCAAGAAAAATGCTTATACACTATCAGAAACTATTCTTAATGGTGCTCCTGGTACAGCAATGCCAGAGTTTAAAGAAAAATTTTCTAAAGACGACGCTGATAAAATGGTTGATTATCTTCAACATTTTAAAGGTAAAAAAATGGGTGTTCTTACAATGGACGCTGTTAAAGCTGGGTGGAAGCCTTTAAATGACAGAATGGCATTTTTCAAAAAATATCCACATGCTGTAGATGTTAAGAAAAATACTGATATCTGTTTCGTAACAGAAAGAGATGCGGAAAGAGTTGCATTTGTTGATGGTACTTCAGGTAAGATTTTATCTAAGCACCCTGCTGGTTTTGCTGTACATGTTACAGTAACTAACAAGCGTCAACCTCGTTATGCTTACTCGATCTCTCGTTCAGGTTTAGTAACAATGTTCGACCTTAACACTCCAGGTCAACAAAAAATTGCTCAGATCCAAGTTGGTTCTGATTCTCGTGGTCTTGCAGTTTCTCCAGATGGTAAATACCTAATGGCAGGAAACTATGTTCCAGGTGGAGCAATTCTTATGGATGCTATGACTCTTGAGCCATTAAAAGTATATCCAACTTCAAGCGTTATTGATATTGATGGTAACATCGGTTCTTCTCGTGTAGCTGGTATTTTTGATACTCCATATGGTCCATATATTGCATTTGCACTTAAAGATGGTGGACATGTATATATCATAGATTATTCTAAACCAGGATTCCCAATCGTTGGTGATATTCCAAATATTGGTAAAATTCTTCATGATGGTTTCTTAAATGAAGGTAAAGAGATTGGTAGATATTTATTTATCGCTTCTCAAGGTTCTGATGTTATCGGTGTAGTTGATTTTAAAACTAAATCTTTAGTTACTAAAATCTATACAGGTCCTTCAGCTA
Coding sequences:
- a CDS encoding cytochrome D1 domain-containing protein, producing MRLNKLVMSVAALAVVSSGLFAGTSNMDVEKVFEKECQGCHGPNHEGGVGSDLRPGVIAKKNAYTLSETILNGAPGTAMPEFKEKFSKDDADKMVDYLQHFKGKKMGVLTMDAVKAGWKPLNDRMAFFKKYPHAVDVKKNTDICFVTERDAERVAFVDGTSGKILSKHPAGFAVHVTVTNKRQPRYAYSISRSGLVTMFDLNTPGQQKIAQIQVGSDSRGLAVSPDGKYLMAGNYVPGGAILMDAMTLEPLKVYPTSSVIDIDGNIGSSRVAGIFDTPYGPYIAFALKDGGHVYIIDYSKPGFPIVGDIPNIGKILHDGFLNEGKEIGRYLFIASQGSDVIGVVDFKTKSLVTKIYTGPSAKPHPGQGSSWYNEHLGQQLGATVNMNLGQVTIWDDNFDVIRQIPTGGGGLFIGTSEHTPFLWADNVLGGSSNWNKVHLINKQTLELDRIITVGTTKGTVTDPVTHKVLYKWNVPTVKNAKGKAITPRILHAEPANHGHWTMISEWNCGRIGIYEAKTGKFVKYIKGLTTPTFTYSIEHRQTIPGA
- a CDS encoding multiheme c-type cytochrome yields the protein MKNIHMKIYIILMFLSGIFQLSIFNLSWEYFRMVQAVHILSSALVAIFLLLPYVNLHTYEYMIVKKAKSTSGVILGLLLFFIIASGFYLFLVGNRGSDNLGIYSYYIHLYGSFVLLFFLFLHAKKKISSNIKTTLAIALLLSISYPSISYSADIEKLTNIKLEAGVDRYHNEDWTNSAKCKSCHTEIFNQWADSNHRHLTGTNPYYMVMENLAAADMGDEFRQWCMGCHNPSAVTTKQKRTTHNMDINNMPSFLFESGAKDLISDLKTHGNSKLEQGVSCVTCHRITETKSKGNSSYSLDLTNRKKYVFEDSNSDVATFLSEKFINSNPLVHKESYSKELYKKSSYCASCHDEFLPDDSKRPIVSTFKEWEKSPFNNPKDPKKHKTCVDCHMTYLKDDKHSPLKGTSTTGGKVKDDIKVHYFAGSNHFLSGLKSKEHEDQTLQLLRTSAKVDVEIQKGKVVVGVKNVGAGHHLPTGVSDFRELWLDITIKDKNSKIVFSSGKLKKDGNLDTDARPFMKVFGDENYKPVGLLFWRYKKLISDTRIPAGERRVESFDISNHKNLKYPLSVEVRLNFRIYPQWVTDIVKRAYPQLPNPPVITLQTVKKEFVKAK
- a CDS encoding thioredoxin family protein, translated to MRIIILSLLLLSSVYANHVSWYGDFDKAHQEALKQNKKLMVLLIKKDCPKCKQTLKTAFLNQTYIENINKNYISVIVTKNQKASYPIEMLYTFTYPSLFFLDNKELFICEPIRGGITPDKLNIHLKSCK
- a CDS encoding cbb3-type cytochrome c oxidase subunit I — encoded protein: MASKFLTGVGSESKQLATWYFTFAFILFGAQLLFGLVAAIQYVMPGFLFELLDFSVARMLHINALVVWMVFAMFGSVYWLLPDETGIETVGIKIGKLLYWVFVAAIVVVILVYLFIQVGPADEMSIWFIHEGREYIEAPRWADFGIVVVALGFVANLFLTGMKGNRSGIVTVLMADMIAFAGLYLAGMFFTDNISVDQYWWWWVIHLWVEATWEVFVGAIAAYGLITMIGASRKVVEMWLWIEVAMLFGSGILGIGHHYFWIGTPEYWWEIGALFSALEPLPLVAMFIHVMYDWGKQQGKQAASGSVESVVNNQPAFVWFWMNAFGNFLGAGVWGFFHTLPQVNLYTHGTQFTSAHGHLAFFGAYATILIGMMYLAIQGTNGIKIMKNTKSSIIALSLIVGGVMGMTVALTIAGYVQVLVSRAQMGATWAGYFDGQSGMWFAQAMDWRLVMGLVTFTGFLFLAKDFLSTGKSQVHIR
- a CDS encoding SDR family oxidoreductase — its product is MSKVVLITGASSGMGEITAKTLADNGYIVYAGTRDTSATPDDSSLKNIYIDVTKTDSINSAIETIIKNEGKIDVLVNNAGYGLLATVEDGTDEEMFNQFDVNVFGLLKVTRAVLPHMREAKSGVIINISSFLGKIGLPLLAHYNASKYAVEGIVDSLRFETLPFNVRVHSIQAGLFGTNFVKSGLVANAQTTAEDSPYKDLVSHFVPIVAKAINEGPSPQPIADAVKNIIEDENSKIFVPVGGEAETFVPLRKELSDEDFETKVKETFGI
- a CDS encoding helix-turn-helix transcriptional regulator encodes the protein MDSFFFNITDTSYKITKIYENKNEHITRVDISNGIVFFDMHLNPASTKEFKVKNLDRMVVIAVCKKGSFTLEDNIAKKTYGVKEDSINVFTSSRQDLTLKIQEGKKTDFFVLFIADFILKRYLSSNSKEVIDFLYNNIQEEVSCELINSQPLDAISLHIIEKIINSSSDDYMNSIRCEHNILEFMIHRFGLLDMQDDELSNDEICIARSSKAILLRSFSTPPSIEVLAHLCATNESKLKKVFKKVHKTTIYGYVQKLRLEKANILLKEQFLNIGEIAKEVGYKHQGHFSKLFYEFYGVYPKDLLKK
- a CDS encoding c-type cytochrome, whose translation is MAKVSVWSDNRFWQRSAAWITGFAAVLLIWLTFDTAGQIAMGTDEDLKNGVTKRVPGPTVINYKITYEMSTSRGHEVPIIGGNDGKGMSLFQEKEKFFGRDDWTEEEAGALLHLGKLGSQTKNCMNCHTLLGNGAYYAPDLTKAWLDPAWGPEGSMQAMTGKDTKEEAMAEFLQHPSTYPTHARMMPNLGITAAEAKGLVVFLKHMSSIDTNGFPRNFGKIKGAVHGK
- a CDS encoding cytochrome-c peroxidase; protein product: MKFFVYVFIGLLIGVFVVSILLPTKEKPQYSDDELRKAALSRDMSSTPSTYEELLKLVDTEENKLSRAKIELGKDLYFDKILSKSKDISCATCHVISKNQNDKNIYLDALTSKTNDKTDCVICHLSDQSGVDRFEVAVGDAGRENPFHLNTLTTLNAALAKYQTWDGSVKTVEEQVGASIQAKEQMNLSASEAEKRLSQDDVYLKKFALAFKDENISFQNIQKAIGAYLKTLVTRSDYDRFLDGDNNAMSKSAKKGLANFLNFGCKGCHTGVTVGGQSIQKFPLRDYNSIIDVTNSFNESEKGREVSQFNFNAKMYHPFPFQNKGGFMGKDGERLFRVPMLRNVTKTSPYFHNGAIKDIRDAIFLMAKHQLGMNLTDEQVDEIVEFFKALEGDIVDYKVVDRGES
- a CDS encoding SDR family oxidoreductase — encoded protein: MTGASSGMGKATVEFLAEHNFLVYAGTRDVKKLQDIKNENIIPIQLDITNEKSVKKAIKTIHSKHKRIDILVNNAGYGLVSTVEDVSEEEMFSQFNVNVFGVLRMCKAVIPIMRENKDGIIINISSFLGKIGLPLLTLYNSSKYAVEGITDSLRYELKDFNIRVHSIMPGFFNTKFARDNLVTNLETFDKNSPYASLVSNLAPVIVEQINNGNAPQEISQMILEIIQNDKFPARATIGDKAKKFIPMRRELSDEDFERRVREYYNL